The following are from one region of the Rhipicephalus microplus isolate Deutch F79 chromosome 1, USDA_Rmic, whole genome shotgun sequence genome:
- the LOC142768926 gene encoding adult-specific rigid cuticular protein 15.7-like has product MIAQVTLLLLVSTTVLAGGYGGYAHHGGSSRTYRKQNDHGHYSFGYDIVNGYGAVNGRHETSAAYGPVHGSYYLGDIDGRHRQVHYVADKWGFRAMVKTNEPGTKSSLPSAAPYHSAHGKTVPAYGHGGYGGYGEYRGYGGYGGYGGYGGYGGHGYYG; this is encoded by the exons ATGATCGCTCAG GTGACCCTGCTGCTGCTTGTCTCGACCACGGTACTTGCCGGAGGTTACGGAGGATATGCACACCACGGTGGTTCCAGCAGGACGTACAGAAAACAGAAC GACCACGGCCACTACAGCTTCGGCTACGACATCGTCAACGGCTACGGCGCCGTCAATGGCCGCCACGAGACCAGCGCGGCGTACGGCCCCGTGCACGGCTCGTACTACCTGGGCGACATCGACGGCCGCCACAGGCAGGTGCACTACGTGGCCGACAAGTGGGGCTTCCGGGCCATGGTGAAGACCAACGAACCCGGAACCAAGAGCAGCCTGCCATCCGCCGCTCCCTATCACTCGGCCCACGGAAAGACGGTGCCCGCCTACGGACACGGTGGATACGGCGGATACGGAGAATACCGAGGATACGGTGGATATGGCGGATATGGTGGATACGGAGGATACGGAGGCCACGGATACTACGGCTAG